The following is a genomic window from Niabella soli DSM 19437.
TGACGGCAACGAGCATCATTTTAACTATGACACCAGCTACAACCTGCTGACTGCAAAGGACCGCCGGCATCGCGTGCAATTCGAATATGGTCCGCTGGGCATCTTAAGAAAACGAACGCAAAACAACCACAGCGTACAATTCAATTACGATACGGAACTGCAATTAAAAAGCATTGCTAACGAAGGCGGTGAATTATACAAATTTGGGTTAGACGGAACGGGCAACGTGGTGAACGAATGGGGCTTTGACGGACTGCACCGCCGTTATATGCGGGATGGCAATGGCCGGGTAACCAAAGTGCTGCGCCCCGGTGAACGGTGGACCCAGTACAGTTATGACGGTGTGGGCAATATTGTACAGGAAGCGCACAGCGATGGCACCATGGCTGCCTATAAATACAATGCAGACAGTTTGCTGGTTGAGGCTTTTAACAACGACAGTCATATTGAACTAACCAGAACCCGCGACGGGCGTATCATAAAAGAAACGCAGGGCGCTTATACGGTTACCCGGAAATATGATATTGATGGCAACTGTTTGCAGATAGAAAGTAATCTGGGGGCGGACATTCATCTGGAATACGACAAGAATGATCTTGTAAAAAAGATGGAGGCAACATCAAACGTTAAACGTCAAACCTCAAACGACAAATGGAATGCCGTTTTTCAACGCGATAATACCGGTCTGGAACTGCACCGGGAACTAACCGGCAATGTATCCGTAAAAACAGAGCTTGATCGCTTAGGCCGTGTAACCCGCCGCAGTATTGGCGCGCAGAACGCAGAGCAGAGCCGTACCCGGTACGATTGGGGCATGGGCCACAAGCTCAATCGTATGGTAAATGAACTCAGCAAGACCAGTACTTTATTTGACTACGATGCGTTTGACAACCTGATCAGCGCCACTTATGAAAGCAAAAGCGGTACTGCCGAAACCCTTTACCGGGTGCCGGACAAGATAGGCAACCTGTTTAAGACCCGCGACCGCAGCGACCGCAACTACAGCAAGGGCGGCCGTTTACAGGAAGATGATAAATACTGTTATCATTACGACGGCGAAGGCAATATCATTTTTAAGGAGTTTAAAAGAAATGAAAATGCCGCTGCAATCGTGCATACGGCCGCCGCCAAAGAATGGGGCATTGAGTTTAAACGCAGCGGTACCGGCTGGATCTATGAATGGTCCGGCAACGGCATGCTCAAAAAAGTGATCAATCCCGGCGGCCGGGAAATTGAATTTTATTACGACCCCCTGGGCCGGAGGATCGCAAAAATTGTAAGGGAACGCATCTCCTCCCCCTCTCCAGGAGGGGGCCGGGGGGAGGCCGTTACCCGATGGGTATGGGATGGGAATGTTCCATTGCATGAGTGGAAATATGAAGGCGCCTATCCACCCAAAAAATCAGTTGATGAAGAAGGGATAAAAGAAGAAAAAGAGCCGGTTGAAAATTTGATCACCTGGTTGTATGAATCCGATAGTTTTGTACCTTGCGCCAAGCTCATTGATAGTGAACAATACAGTATTATAACCGATTATCTCGGCACCCCCACACATGCTTATAACAATACAGGCGAAAAAGTATGGGAACGGGAACTGGATATTTATGGGGCTGTTAAAAAAGAAACAGGAATAAAAGGATTGATCCCTCAATTATACCAGGGGCAATATGTAGATGAGGATACGGGATTGGCCTATAACCGGTTCCGGTATTATGATAGTGAGAGCGGGAGATTTTTGAGCCAGGACCCTCTGACGTTATCTGGAGGGATACGCCTATATGGATATGTATTTGACCTAAACATTGCAACCGATCCTTTTGGGCTGCATACTGTAATAGGATCTCTTAATGGAACCCCAGTAAAAACCAATAGTGGAAGCCCCTATTGGAATAATGTCGAAGGTTCTGGATCTAACTCAATGGCGCAAAGCGGATTTGGCCGCCAGGGAGATAGTGAAAATTTACTAATGGAAGAGTTACAAGGAAGACACAATAGAGGAGAAATTGATTTAACCGGCGGGTTCCTTGAAATTGAATCAATTCCCTCAGCTAAAGGATCTTCTCTCCCCCCTTGCCCACATTGCCATGAAGGAATGCAAGCATTTGCAAACGAACATAAAATGACAATAGTTTATACCAGATCAAAAGGAAAGGGGGGGCGTCCTATTGTTGGAGATAGCAAAAGAAGTCCAGTTGGAGACCCGGAAGTTTTCAATGGTCATCACTAAATATTAGAAAATGGATTGGAGTACACAAACACATGCATATGGCGTTGCACAGGATGTGCCAATTTTACTTGATGAGATCAAGATCAGTCAAACAACTGCTTCTGAAAATGCAGCAAGAGAGCTTTTCGAGAAAATTAGTCATCAAGATAAAATTGAGCCCATTTCAATCTACCTAATTGACCCGTTATTAAATATATTAATTCAGCGAAAAGATGATAAATCAAAATGGGTTATTGTCAACGGGCTAATAAATTTGATCCGACTTACTTCAAGTTTCAAACTCAACACATTAGGGTTTTCACCAACAAGAAAACCTGCTAAGGATATATTTAACTTAAAGGAAAGTTCTTTAATAGATGCATATGCCAGGGATTTGTCTGAACTTCAATCAGGAATAATTCAAAAATCTAAAAAATGGGGAAAACAATTGCTACAGCAGTTAGAATGCACTAAGGATCTAAAATACCAGGCACAACTTACACAGTTTTTATGCATAATTGGTGCAGATATTGAATTAACTTTCCCTTCTCTGATTTCAGCGCCAAATTTAGATACCGAATGGTCGATTGCAAATAAAATGGTATCATGTTTATTCTTTAATTCTAATAAAGTAGTTCCCAAACCAATTGACTCAAATTCTTCTTTGCTGAATATTTTAATGCTATTAACTGAAAATAATGCGATCATCCCTGAACAAATAGAATTATTGTTTTCAAGTGCGACAATTCGCCGATTTGAGTTTGGCGTATTTCCATGGTGCGACGGGTCACTCGCTCAACTTGTGGCACAAGCTATCAGCTATAAATATCAAAATCGCTCCTTACCCCTTTTAAAAGGAATGCTTTCGAAGAGTCTTGAAAAATTCCCGCCAAACTCTAATTTATTTCTTACTGAATATGAAAAATATGAATCTGACAATGATGAATATATGGACTGGGGTTGGCTTGCACCAATGTTAATCGCTAATGAAATAATAAAACTCATTTCATCAAATATTCGGGCGCAAATTCATCAACAACATCAGAATATTGAAGGGGTCCTTACGACAGATGAACGACAGGCTCTTGACTATATCAAGGAAAATAAAATAGAAACACCAAATGCCATATATTACGGACTAGGCAGCTTTTTTTCTAACTGAAACCGGGACCATAAATATAGCTCAGGCATTTTGAAAAAATGACCGTTCCGAATGTTGTATTGGTGTTACAAAACCAATATAAAAGAAAAACATGGCAATGGTTTAGGAGGAAAAACGCGGGAGATAAAACCAGAAAGAACCAGTAATCGGAGAAGGCATTTCTGCTACTCTGGTAGCAGGGCATTCAATAAAGAATGCGAAAAGGCAAAGCCAGCACACATAATACACATCACTAAATTTTTTAAAATAAAAAAGTAAGGAATGAAAAGGTTGGTTGAATTGAAAGAGGGTGACATTTTGGCTATTCCTCTTTTTACATCGGATGCGCCGAGTAATACGTCTTTTAAAAAAAATGATTTAGAAAACAAGGGAAAAGAATTTGCATTTTGCCGGGTAGTTTCGGACGAACAAGGGGCGGGATACATTATTGAGATATTTGACCTGATTGGGTCAATCAATGAGCCCTTACCAAACATTATTGCAGCCCATCGCCTTTTTGAGCCAGTAGCAATTTCCGGACTTGGCGTTTATAAAAAGCGCTGGAGGAAAATACACCATCAGGAATCATACGATAAATCTAAAGACTCCGGCTTCGATGATGTAAAATTAGTTTTGGGAACGGAAGACGACTTAAGATTATGGCAAAATGGAAAGGAAACTCCAATAACGATGATCAAAGCACAGCAATTTGAATTCTGGTCTATTTGGCAACCTGCCAAATTAGAAAAACGAATCATTAAGGCTCTTTTTTGGATAGGTTCAAAAATATAATGGGAAGGCGCCAAAAATCTTATCCCCTATTTTTACCCAGGGCAGTATGTGGATGAGGATACCGCGTTAGCTTATAACCGCTTCAGGTATTATGATAATGAGAGCGGGAGTTATATAAACCAGGACCCGATTGGATTGTGGGGTGGGCGCCAGCTTTATAACTATGTATGGAACCCCAATAATTACATTGATGAATGGGGACTTGAAGGCCAGAGATGGCCGGGACAAGTGAATAGAGACGGATCACCCCGGCAAAAACCTGGCCCAAAAACAGATCCAAATGCCGGACAGAATCCGACAATAAGAGAATGGGGCGATGACGTCGAAAAAAACGGAGGGACCGTAATTGCAGGGGAGGTCGCGAGCCCGAAAGGGAGTTTATGACACCCGGAGGTGATAAATCAAGCCGAAGACCCGATATTATTTGGAGAGATGCTGATGGAAAGACTCATTGGGGCAACGTAGGCCAAAGTGGCGTAAAAGGAAAACCCGTCCCCAGGGAAATAAAAGCCATGCAAGACCTGAATAAAATAAGGAGCCAATATGGCGTTTCCGGAAGGGTTCAATTTAGATCTTATAATCATCCCGAACAAAACGCAAAATCGGGAGGAACACATCATTAAAAGCATATGCAGTTAAATATTGTTTTTGACAAAACATCCCTTATAAAATATCTAAATAAATTTTTAGAAGAAGAGACCCTAATATTTTTCTACGAGCTTAAAAGTAGAGAGCAAAGGGTTTTATGCCATAGAATGGAAAGCAAAATCATTGATATGGGGCGCGATACAATTATCCATATCGGCGATGAAGCCATCTTTAATGCTCATATACAAAATATAAATGGCAGATTAACAAAAGAAGATAAGGTCGATTTCATTTACATGCACCATGAAGCATATCCGAATGAAGAAAAAATAACCGATACTACTTTTATCTGGAACACTTCCAATCCTGTGGCAAAAAAAAACGGCGATAAATTAAAAAAATTCATCGCTAAACATTTCAAAAAGGGAATGAAAGTAATAGATGATAATTATATTTCTTTAAATAAATCCTTAGCAAACTTTTACTGGCCCGAAGAAATTTTGCATAACAAAAATAAGTTATTCAACACGGGCGGCGTTGTGCAGATAACAACACTTATCTCATAGTTGCCGATAGGAGTGCCAGCGCTGAAGAGTGCGACGCAACCAAAGCTGATAGCAGTGCAAAAGCCGGATTACAAAATATACTCACTTTAAGCGCTCCCCGCATATTCTTTCAGATAACTATAGAAAGGCGTCAATACACCCTTTTCCACAATGGTGGCGCGTTTCAGCGTGGCGCTTCCTTCCCCCAGCAAATCATCCAGCACGTATTTGATCAACTGTTCTCCAAAATAGCGGCTGGCATCCCGGGGCAATTCATTGGGAAGATTACCAACCGCCATTATATCAACGGAACCTTTTAAATACGGCGCTGTAATGGCAAGCGTATTCCGGTCTATACCGTACACGGGATCTTCGATGGTTTGTGTTCTTTGATTGATAGGCACCGAACCCATCTCATCATCCGACACATCGGCAATCGTTTCAATAATAAATTGTTCATCGCGTATTGCCTCCGGTTCAAACAGACGGGGCACACCGGGGTACCAGTACACGCCATTAAGTAAAATGTCCGTTTGACTGGTGTACAAAGGAAATTTATTTTGATACCGCTCCGGGTGGTGATGAAAATCGAGCCGTTCGTATCCGCCATTATCTTTACGTGCATACAACTGCGCGCTTTTTAACTGCGTGTAAACGGGATAATTGAACCGGCGCCCAAGGTATTCCTCCGGTTCTACTTCATGCACGCCCACCAGGTTCATCACTTCCGATAGCCCCTGCGCCACGCGGCCACTTCCAGTGACGGCAATTTTCAGATTGGGGAGCCTGAGCCCAAAATAAGTATGGATCAGCTCTTTAAAACTGCGCTGTTTATAAACCCGGTCCAGTGTAAATAGCCCGGTCCGGTTGCCATAAGCCATCAGGCCATTATGCGCCCCTACGATCCCGGCAAAAAAGCCAAAGCCTATGATCCGCTGTCCGTCTTCATGCTCCAGGCATTCGTAATCGATGAGCGTAATATTCTTTTGCAGGATTGCCCGGAGCAATTGCCGGTTATGCGGTTGTTGCTTTTTTGTATGCGAGAAGAATAAATAGGTTTTACCGTCCAAAAGATCGGCAACGGGAACTTCCTTTATGCCCAGCAGTATGGTGCAGCCCGTAAGATCTTCAGAGAGTGTTATTCCTGCCCGCTCATATTCCTCATCCTTATAGCAGCGCGTTGCAGATGGTTGCACTATAAACTGCACGCCGGGACGCCGCGCCTGGATCCATTTGCATTGATCCGGCGTAAGGGCCACCCTGCTATCCTGCGGAATTTTCCTTTCCCGGATCAATCCGATGTTAGTTACCCTCATACAAAGGCATTTTCAACAAAATAGCTATTTAATTGTAATTTTGTATATATAAGCAGTGAAAATATTACGTAAAATAGCCGCAATTCTTAAAGCGATTTTTATTCCCAAAAAAAATTGCTGTAAATAATTACGTAAATCCCATTTACCCTGTAGCTGGAAATCAGGACAAAAAAGCTGTGCGGAGCAGTAAGGCCTTCCCGTTTAT
Proteins encoded in this region:
- a CDS encoding DUF6531 domain-containing protein; the encoded protein is MSNAVNSLEKGFGEVSNGIQHIQGAMASILPSFPGVSAGKILDLAIGLDFEPTIMPPCPVFPVPHCGLVFDPFALIMGAIASAMPANPDSPLGKVAAAIVNFLKPSVQANSFWICNAGTSVYHLPAFLIHLIPLAKPFSSSELWMGSSTVLANGGPFSTQFHPTLSCNLVGFPSLPRKNKTPRLKYPLMLPTSILICIFSGNGKILAGGPPTIDLFALALKMGLKGVGKLSQKGIDKIPTKYSKLADKLQAVQCKVFGEPVDTVTGSVVATNTDFELPGPLPFQWTRHYYSDAEVEGPLGCNWHHSYNMGLYDMNNGYVTLRMADGRETAFPKVHMGEVFYNREEQLFFEQDEKGFFVTDAAKRVFRFEGHRNKEGYEMLSSITNTSGFQIRFHYNLKGQLQQIIDSRGRVLQVSTDQLGRIIRIFTSLEDREVTFIQYDYDAAGNMVKTLDVMGAEKQFRYQGHLLVQLTNQSGMNFYWEYEGKGDDARCIHTWGDEGILEYWAEYKEGVTVTRNSLGYTAEYHYDGRRLIYKIVDENGGITRQIWNKFKELELSINPEGGVAKYDYNAYGKLTAITNENRQNNNYQYDDQQNLKYASSFGNDSELYFYDRQNRLTSRRKTDGRAVHYVYEGALLKQIKDHRGRTVALTYNEQNDIIKTAYFNGLEEHWSYDALGYVARYTDVRGNTIEYRNDDAGNIIYLKEADGNEHHFNYDTSYNLLTAKDRRHRVQFEYGPLGILRKRTQNNHSVQFNYDTELQLKSIANEGGELYKFGLDGTGNVVNEWGFDGLHRRYMRDGNGRVTKVLRPGERWTQYSYDGVGNIVQEAHSDGTMAAYKYNADSLLVEAFNNDSHIELTRTRDGRIIKETQGAYTVTRKYDIDGNCLQIESNLGADIHLEYDKNDLVKKMEATSNVKRQTSNDKWNAVFQRDNTGLELHRELTGNVSVKTELDRLGRVTRRSIGAQNAEQSRTRYDWGMGHKLNRMVNELSKTSTLFDYDAFDNLISATYESKSGTAETLYRVPDKIGNLFKTRDRSDRNYSKGGRLQEDDKYCYHYDGEGNIIFKEFKRNENAAAIVHTAAAKEWGIEFKRSGTGWIYEWSGNGMLKKVINPGGREIEFYYDPLGRRIAKIVRERISSPSPGGGRGEAVTRWVWDGNVPLHEWKYEGAYPPKKSVDEEGIKEEKEPVENLITWLYESDSFVPCAKLIDSEQYSIITDYLGTPTHAYNNTGEKVWERELDIYGAVKKETGIKGLIPQLYQGQYVDEDTGLAYNRFRYYDSESGRFLSQDPLTLSGGIRLYGYVFDLNIATDPFGLHTVIGSLNGTPVKTNSGSPYWNNVEGSGSNSMAQSGFGRQGDSENLLMEELQGRHNRGEIDLTGGFLEIESIPSAKGSSLPPCPHCHEGMQAFANEHKMTIVYTRSKGKGGRPIVGDSKRSPVGDPEVFNGHH
- a CDS encoding immunity 26/phosphotriesterase HocA family protein; the encoded protein is MKRLVELKEGDILAIPLFTSDAPSNTSFKKNDLENKGKEFAFCRVVSDEQGAGYIIEIFDLIGSINEPLPNIIAAHRLFEPVAISGLGVYKKRWRKIHHQESYDKSKDSGFDDVKLVLGTEDDLRLWQNGKETPITMIKAQQFEFWSIWQPAKLEKRIIKALFWIGSKI
- a CDS encoding RHS repeat-associated core domain-containing protein yields the protein MDEDTALAYNRFRYYDNESGSYINQDPIGLWGGRQLYNYVWNPNNYIDEWGLEGQRWPGQVNRDGSPRQKPGPKTDPNAGQNPTIREWGDDVEKNGGTVIAGEVASPKGSL
- a CDS encoding NAD(P)-dependent oxidoreductase, which encodes MRVTNIGLIRERKIPQDSRVALTPDQCKWIQARRPGVQFIVQPSATRCYKDEEYERAGITLSEDLTGCTILLGIKEVPVADLLDGKTYLFFSHTKKQQPHNRQLLRAILQKNITLIDYECLEHEDGQRIIGFGFFAGIVGAHNGLMAYGNRTGLFTLDRVYKQRSFKELIHTYFGLRLPNLKIAVTGSGRVAQGLSEVMNLVGVHEVEPEEYLGRRFNYPVYTQLKSAQLYARKDNGGYERLDFHHHPERYQNKFPLYTSQTDILLNGVYWYPGVPRLFEPEAIRDEQFIIETIADVSDDEMGSVPINQRTQTIEDPVYGIDRNTLAITAPYLKGSVDIMAVGNLPNELPRDASRYFGEQLIKYVLDDLLGEGSATLKRATIVEKGVLTPFYSYLKEYAGSA